In the Plasmodium chabaudi chabaudi strain AS genome assembly, chromosome: 13 genome, one interval contains:
- a CDS encoding inner membrane complex sub-compartment protein 3, putative — translation MGNSLCCINDFKNNKSNIDIYAYPSQEKYDEYENWTLETWIDKYKNGNTIRVAFPDGNEIQCYFKIFLNEKCFELSLDNKVRVIKFNDIKCVLHRNSCESLLESEQNLLKSPKVIGIRLISTLKAIAFAMDSPGEERMFYEFIKKYCLTA, via the coding sequence atggGAAACAGCTTGTGTTGCATTAACGACTTCAAAAACAACAAATCcaatatagatatatatgcatatccCAGCcaagaaaaatatgatgagTATGAAAATTGGACATTAGAAACATGGatagataaatataagaatGGTAACACAATTAGAGTAGCATTTCCTGATGGAAATGAAATTCAatgttattttaaaatttttttaaatgagaAATGCTTTGAACTATCCTTAGATAATAAAGTTCgtgttataaaatttaatgataTTAAGTGTGTACTTCACAGAAATAGTTGTGAGTCATTATTAGAATCagaacaaaatttattaaaatcaCCTAAGGTCATAGGAATTCGATTGATTAGTACACTTAAAGCTATTGCCTTTGCAATGGATAGTCCTGGAGAGGAAAGAATGTTTTacgaatttataaaaaaatattgcttAACTGCTTAA